Proteins from a single region of Pseudomonadota bacterium:
- a CDS encoding gamma-glutamylcyclotransferase family protein — translation MTNADAPTRLFIYGTLAPGRANHYVVHDLGGTWQAANLRGDLVDEGWGAGMGYPAIVPREDGPSVEGFVLSAPALAAHWPRLDAFEGEGYERVVVTVTLDTGERVDAQVYALRKR, via the coding sequence ATGACGAACGCTGACGCGCCAACGCGCTTGTTCATCTACGGCACCCTGGCGCCCGGGCGAGCGAATCATTACGTCGTGCACGATCTCGGCGGCACTTGGCAAGCCGCTAACCTGCGAGGAGATCTTGTCGACGAGGGGTGGGGTGCTGGCATGGGCTATCCTGCGATCGTCCCGCGCGAGGATGGCCCATCCGTCGAAGGGTTCGTGCTGTCCGCGCCCGCACTCGCCGCCCACTGGCCACGGCTCGATGCCTTCGAGGGTGAGGGCTACGAGCGCGTCGTGGTAACGGTCACGCTCGACACCGGTGAGCGAGTGGATGCGCAGGTCTATGCGCTGCGCAAGCGTTGA
- a CDS encoding RNA polymerase sigma factor, producing MAAVATPCAPIALNEVLGEYGPMLARIAATYEADPMRREELVQEIVLAVWRSLERFEGRSSVRTFVARIAHNRGVSHVGREIRRPQTVDEGDGPAHSAAGPAQDPVQQVNAEQTYERLVSAVGQLPLGPRQVVSLALEGFDHREIADALGISVNNVGVRLNRARRALREELES from the coding sequence GTGGCAGCAGTCGCCACCCCCTGCGCGCCGATCGCCCTCAACGAGGTGCTTGGCGAGTACGGGCCGATGCTCGCCCGCATCGCCGCCACCTACGAGGCCGATCCCATGCGTCGCGAGGAGCTGGTGCAGGAGATTGTGCTGGCCGTATGGCGATCATTGGAGCGCTTCGAGGGGCGATCCAGCGTGCGCACCTTCGTTGCTCGAATCGCCCACAATCGTGGCGTCAGCCACGTCGGCCGCGAGATCCGACGACCCCAAACCGTCGACGAGGGAGACGGTCCTGCGCACTCCGCCGCGGGGCCCGCCCAAGACCCCGTCCAGCAGGTGAACGCCGAGCAAACCTACGAGCGTCTGGTGTCAGCCGTAGGCCAACTGCCGCTCGGACCACGTCAGGTCGTCTCCCTCGCCCTGGAGGGCTTCGATCACCGTGAGATCGCGGACGCCTTGGGAATCTCCGTCAACAACGTGGGCGTGCGCCTGAATCGGGCGCGCCGCGCCCTCCGCGAGGAGTTGGAGTCATGA
- a CDS encoding DCC1-like thiol-disulfide oxidoreductase family protein, whose translation MQPIAIDRHSFGARPVAGAGPRPGEPWPQEGEAWLIYDGHCPFCARYTRYLRLRDTVGSVRLLDARCEEEVVAMVRARHLDLDEGMVLLLHDQCYHGADCLNALALLSSRVGWFNRLNHALFRHPRLARVAYPALRAGRNVILRILGRRPIDAP comes from the coding sequence GTGCAACCTATCGCTATTGATCGGCATAGTTTCGGTGCACGCCCAGTCGCGGGGGCGGGGCCGAGACCTGGGGAGCCCTGGCCACAAGAGGGGGAAGCGTGGCTGATCTACGACGGCCACTGTCCCTTCTGCGCGCGGTACACGCGCTACCTGCGCTTGCGGGATACGGTTGGCAGCGTGCGCCTGCTTGACGCCCGGTGCGAGGAAGAGGTGGTGGCGATGGTCAGGGCACGTCACCTGGACTTGGATGAGGGCATGGTGCTGCTGCTGCACGATCAGTGCTATCACGGCGCGGACTGCCTGAACGCCCTGGCGCTATTGAGTTCCCGCGTTGGGTGGTTCAACCGTCTCAACCACGCGCTGTTCCGACATCCTCGACTGGCGCGTGTGGCCTATCCGGCGCTGCGTGCCGGGCGGAACGTCATCCTACGCATACTGGGTCGTCGGCCGATCGATGCCCCATGA
- a CDS encoding inner membrane CreD family protein has product MSCSSNGEAASPAPGTRLQELLGGGFHASVDATALASGSANFDLALEFKGLGPVRFAPLGAITTTIARSSWPHPSFLGQALPREYSADASGFEARWEIQQLARSYPQACFAHLENPGLHEFMAGVTLFEPVSVYTRVSRSVKYGLLFVLSTFVVLLALELMLGRLLHVAQCALVGGSLTMFFLVFCRSPRPLALPSPICSPPPPP; this is encoded by the coding sequence ATGAGCTGCTCTTCAAACGGCGAGGCCGCGAGTCCCGCGCCCGGCACGCGATTGCAGGAGTTGCTCGGTGGCGGATTTCACGCATCGGTCGACGCCACGGCGCTGGCAAGCGGTTCCGCGAACTTTGATCTGGCGCTCGAATTCAAGGGCCTCGGCCCTGTGCGCTTCGCCCCACTGGGGGCGATTACCACGACCATCGCTCGCTCGAGCTGGCCGCATCCGAGCTTCCTCGGCCAGGCCCTACCGAGAGAGTACAGCGCCGACGCCTCGGGCTTCGAGGCGCGTTGGGAGATCCAGCAACTCGCCAGGAGCTATCCGCAGGCGTGCTTCGCCCATCTGGAGAATCCCGGCCTGCACGAGTTTATGGCCGGGGTTACGCTGTTCGAGCCGGTCTCGGTGTACACCCGCGTCTCCCGCTCCGTGAAGTACGGGCTGTTGTTTGTGTTGAGTACCTTCGTTGTGTTGCTCGCCCTCGAGCTCATGCTCGGGCGGCTGCTGCACGTCGCGCAGTGCGCGCTGGTCGGCGGCTCCTTGACGATGTTCTTTCTGGTGTTCTGTCGCTCGCCGAGACCATTGGCTTTGCCTTCGCCTATCTGCTCGCCACCGCCACCACCGTGA
- a CDS encoding FAD:protein FMN transferase encodes MSDLSLARRRFLVGFALSFCCVLATAAHANWHSRSEGVMGTNIAVQLWHEDEAAAEEALDAVIREMHRINALMSTWQEDTQLSAVNRDAADRPVSVSRELFGLIARALEFSELTQGAFDITYASVGYLYDYRKGIKPEAKAVVQALKAVDYRFVTMDPQTHSIRFQREGVRIDLGGIAKGYAVERGNALLRARGIEHAIVTAGGDSRILGDRRGRPWTVGIRNPRTEGTVVTRIPLVDEAISTSGDYERFFEVDGVRHHHILRPGTGESPREVMSVTIIGPDATTTDALSTGVFVLGVKDGLALIDALDPYETVIIDARGQTHYSSGLVAPAANGNAGP; translated from the coding sequence ATGTCAGACCTGTCCCTAGCGCGCCGGCGCTTCCTCGTTGGCTTTGCACTGTCTTTTTGCTGTGTGCTCGCTACCGCCGCGCACGCGAACTGGCATTCGCGCAGTGAAGGGGTCATGGGCACCAACATCGCGGTCCAGCTCTGGCACGAAGACGAGGCGGCAGCGGAGGAGGCCCTCGATGCGGTGATCCGGGAGATGCACCGAATCAACGCGTTGATGAGCACCTGGCAGGAGGACACGCAGCTGTCCGCCGTCAACCGTGACGCCGCGGATCGTCCGGTCAGCGTATCGCGTGAGCTTTTTGGTCTGATCGCCCGTGCGCTCGAATTCTCCGAGCTGACCCAAGGGGCCTTCGACATCACCTACGCGAGCGTCGGCTACCTCTACGACTACCGCAAAGGCATCAAGCCCGAGGCGAAAGCGGTGGTGCAGGCGCTGAAGGCCGTCGACTACCGTTTTGTGACCATGGACCCCCAGACCCACAGCATCCGCTTCCAGCGTGAGGGCGTGCGCATCGATCTCGGCGGCATCGCCAAGGGATACGCGGTGGAGCGGGGGAATGCGCTCCTACGCGCGCGAGGCATCGAGCACGCGATCGTCACCGCTGGCGGCGATAGCCGCATTCTCGGCGACCGCCGAGGAAGGCCATGGACCGTCGGTATTCGCAATCCGCGCACAGAGGGAACGGTGGTCACTCGCATTCCCTTGGTGGATGAGGCGATCTCTACCTCCGGTGACTACGAACGTTTCTTTGAGGTGGACGGCGTACGGCACCACCACATCCTCAGGCCCGGCACTGGCGAGTCGCCGCGTGAGGTGATGAGCGTGACCATCATCGGTCCGGACGCCACCACCACCGACGCCTTGTCGACGGGCGTTTTCGTGCTGGGGGTCAAAGATGGCCTGGCGTTGATCGACGCATTAGATCCCTACGAGACCGTAATCATCGACGCCAGAGGCCAGACTCACTACTCGAGCGGCTTGGTCGCGCCCGCTGCGAACGGCAACGCTGGCCCGTGA
- a CDS encoding inner membrane CreD family protein, with translation MVNELSATLGGPQNIIGPVLVIPYTQSTVVEERFGDAQGVMQLRERVTVREREFLVLPDQLALDLSGEHRRRGIYRVLATATVCARVAATRRPPSRRLLRTRRTPFTGAAHLWRSA, from the coding sequence GTGGTCAACGAGCTGAGTGCCACCCTCGGCGGCCCGCAGAACATCATCGGTCCGGTGCTTGTGATCCCCTACACTCAGAGCACGGTGGTGGAAGAGCGCTTCGGCGATGCGCAGGGCGTCATGCAGCTGCGCGAACGGGTGACCGTGCGTGAGCGCGAATTCCTGGTCTTGCCCGATCAGCTGGCGCTGGACCTGAGCGGCGAGCACCGCCGGCGCGGCATCTACCGTGTACTCGCCACCGCGACGGTCTGCGCGCGAGTGGCAGCTACCCGTCGGCCTCCGTCCAGGCGCTTGTTGAGGACGAGGCGAACACCGTTCACTGGAGCCGCGCATTTGTGGCGATCGGCGTAA
- a CDS encoding imelysin family protein: MSSERVFPRVERLGFASRYAGPLAVTLILAACGGGGGNGGGGIAQPPDPEPAPDNDPPPETGDDARRAVLSDIGTAIIVPALEDFDMVAMGLQTAAAAVAATPSEVPTSDAAKAAWNTAMTSWQRAEVLQVGPAGRSTNPDAVAGGQDLRDSIYSWPFTLDTCALEAAAANGDAVDGTTPINITGLGAIEHLLFTDAPDPACASQPDAAARAAHLSRLADRIALLATSLLERWDPAADDFLEQWTTAGLDSSVIYGRPQDALDALSIALFYVEKQTKDRKVALPTGLPVTDLNCADPVACPEFLESRLSRRTGENLIANFQAFRDLFTGVDGAMGVNDLLIGIDRQDLADQIVVQVDDVLALLAQIEADTGFDAAVEAITDNDECVNAFSSSSGLPPCALLGVMKSALDTFRGPIVSALGLAIPSAAAGDND; the protein is encoded by the coding sequence ATGTCGTCTGAACGGGTGTTTCCTAGGGTTGAGCGCCTAGGGTTTGCTTCGCGCTACGCCGGACCGCTAGCCGTGACCCTGATTCTGGCTGCCTGCGGTGGTGGTGGCGGCAACGGTGGTGGCGGCATTGCGCAACCTCCCGATCCGGAGCCGGCGCCGGACAACGATCCGCCGCCAGAAACTGGCGACGATGCGCGCCGCGCGGTCCTCTCCGACATAGGCACGGCCATCATCGTGCCGGCGCTTGAAGACTTCGACATGGTGGCGATGGGACTGCAGACGGCTGCCGCCGCTGTCGCGGCAACCCCCAGCGAAGTGCCCACGAGCGACGCCGCGAAGGCCGCGTGGAACACGGCAATGACCTCTTGGCAGCGCGCCGAAGTGCTGCAGGTGGGACCGGCTGGGCGCTCCACCAATCCCGACGCCGTGGCCGGTGGGCAGGACTTGCGCGACTCTATCTACTCATGGCCCTTTACGCTGGACACGTGCGCACTGGAAGCGGCAGCGGCAAACGGGGACGCCGTGGACGGCACCACACCGATAAACATCACCGGTCTAGGCGCAATCGAGCATTTGTTGTTTACGGACGCGCCGGATCCGGCTTGTGCTTCTCAGCCCGACGCAGCGGCACGAGCAGCCCATCTGAGCAGGCTAGCGGATCGCATCGCCTTGCTAGCCACTAGTCTTCTCGAGCGCTGGGATCCTGCTGCCGATGACTTCCTCGAGCAATGGACTACGGCTGGTCTCGATTCTAGCGTGATCTACGGCCGCCCTCAGGACGCACTCGACGCGCTCTCCATCGCCCTCTTCTACGTGGAGAAGCAAACCAAAGATCGAAAGGTGGCGCTGCCGACTGGCCTTCCCGTGACAGACTTGAACTGCGCTGATCCCGTCGCCTGCCCCGAGTTCCTTGAGTCGCGCCTGTCGCGGCGAACGGGTGAGAATCTCATCGCCAACTTCCAGGCTTTTCGAGATCTGTTTACCGGGGTCGACGGCGCTATGGGGGTCAACGATCTGTTGATTGGAATCGATCGCCAGGATCTCGCCGATCAGATTGTTGTCCAAGTCGATGACGTGTTGGCACTGCTCGCGCAGATCGAAGCCGACACGGGGTTTGATGCGGCGGTCGAGGCGATTACCGACAACGACGAGTGTGTGAACGCCTTCTCGTCCTCTTCGGGGTTGCCACCGTGTGCACTTCTCGGCGTGATGAAGAGCGCGTTGGACACGTTCCGCGGTCCGATCGTTAGCGCCCTTGGGCTCGCCATTCCATCGGCGGCCGCGGGCGACAACGACTAA
- a CDS encoding TonB-dependent receptor has translation MNISNAHRSALLAALFLGNGLGANAQAPSATAVDHEIDEIVVRGVFVEADRVTGSAHRVDAQTLELYEYNDISRVLNFVPGVYVREEDGVGLRPNIGLRGGSADRSQKVMLMEDGVPLSPAPYSAPAAYYFPLTTRMVGVEVIKGPASIQHGPQTIGGAINLVSAPIPDATETMLQLSGGNFGHRLAHGRAGTQFDKVGLLGEFVHLGSDGFKDIDGGGDAGFEKNELLLKSSFAIGRGELELRLSYANEVSNETYLGLTEADLREDPFRRYRASVLDRMEWDWAAGRIDWRHPLLGGQLNVTGYYQYFDRAWRKFNNFNGADIREVLANPQTPFNQLFVSILDGADTDGVSGSPDDIRVGTNDRNFYSTGLQSGLQWFFGRRATHALEMGLRVHADRVRRLHDEFGFEQIDRELLENDQPRDIVTDNTGQTQALSLWIRDEINVGRWRVVPGLRIEAISNTFTDRLAGGEQDNEYLVALPGLGAAFDVTDGLMMLVGVHRGFSPATPSLTEDIEPEDSWNYEAGARWRGPLGKVEVIGFFNDYNNLTAICTISAGCLPEEIGTQTNAGEVRTFGVEAGWSKSFRVSSGLSVPFAASYTYTNAEFREEFQSSNPQFGSVEPGFNLPYVPPHRANVNAGVEGANWGLQLSFAYISRMRDQAGMGPIPPDEGSDETTYVDLAAYYEVSKRFRLAGRVDNVTDEVYVVSRRPFGARPGRPRMFQLSATYRY, from the coding sequence ATGAACATCTCCAATGCCCATCGCAGCGCGCTACTTGCCGCGCTGTTCCTAGGCAATGGCCTAGGTGCGAACGCGCAGGCGCCATCGGCGACTGCGGTTGATCATGAGATCGATGAGATTGTGGTGCGCGGCGTGTTCGTCGAGGCAGATCGGGTGACCGGGTCTGCCCACCGTGTCGACGCCCAGACCCTAGAGTTGTACGAGTACAACGATATCAGTCGAGTGTTGAACTTCGTGCCCGGCGTGTACGTGCGTGAGGAAGATGGCGTGGGCCTGCGCCCCAACATAGGCCTTCGTGGGGGCAGCGCGGACCGCAGCCAAAAGGTGATGTTGATGGAGGACGGCGTGCCTCTGTCACCTGCGCCGTACTCGGCGCCAGCTGCTTACTACTTTCCTCTGACCACGCGCATGGTGGGCGTTGAAGTGATCAAAGGTCCGGCCTCGATCCAGCATGGTCCGCAGACCATCGGGGGTGCGATCAACCTCGTATCGGCACCGATCCCGGACGCTACCGAGACGATGCTGCAACTCTCAGGCGGTAACTTCGGCCATCGCCTGGCCCACGGGCGCGCCGGGACCCAGTTCGACAAAGTGGGGCTATTGGGTGAGTTCGTGCACCTTGGCAGCGACGGCTTCAAGGACATCGACGGCGGAGGCGATGCCGGCTTTGAGAAGAACGAACTACTGCTGAAGTCATCCTTCGCCATTGGGCGGGGCGAGCTCGAACTGCGGTTGAGCTATGCCAATGAGGTGTCGAACGAGACCTACCTAGGATTGACCGAGGCGGATCTGCGCGAAGACCCCTTCCGTCGCTACCGTGCTAGCGTGCTCGATCGGATGGAGTGGGATTGGGCGGCAGGCCGTATTGACTGGCGTCACCCCCTTCTCGGCGGTCAGCTCAACGTGACCGGCTACTACCAGTACTTCGATCGCGCCTGGCGTAAGTTCAACAACTTCAACGGCGCGGACATCCGCGAGGTGCTCGCCAATCCGCAGACCCCCTTCAACCAGCTATTTGTCTCCATCCTCGACGGTGCTGACACCGATGGAGTGAGCGGATCGCCCGACGACATCCGTGTTGGCACCAACGATCGCAACTTCTACTCGACGGGTTTGCAGAGCGGGCTTCAGTGGTTCTTTGGTCGCCGCGCGACACACGCCCTCGAGATGGGCCTTCGCGTGCATGCCGATCGGGTTCGTCGCCTGCACGATGAGTTCGGCTTCGAGCAGATCGATAGGGAGCTACTCGAGAACGATCAGCCCCGTGACATCGTCACGGACAACACCGGTCAGACCCAAGCCCTTTCGCTCTGGATTCGCGATGAGATCAACGTTGGGCGCTGGCGGGTGGTGCCGGGTTTGCGCATCGAAGCGATCAGCAATACTTTCACCGACCGCCTCGCCGGGGGCGAGCAGGACAACGAGTACCTGGTGGCCTTGCCCGGTTTGGGTGCAGCCTTCGACGTGACCGATGGCCTTATGATGTTGGTTGGCGTGCATAGGGGATTTTCTCCCGCAACGCCCTCCTTGACCGAAGACATCGAGCCGGAGGACTCTTGGAACTACGAGGCTGGGGCACGATGGCGCGGGCCTCTTGGCAAGGTGGAAGTCATCGGTTTCTTTAACGACTACAATAACCTTACGGCCATCTGTACCATCTCCGCGGGGTGCCTGCCGGAGGAGATCGGTACGCAGACGAATGCTGGGGAGGTGAGGACCTTCGGGGTAGAGGCCGGCTGGAGCAAATCCTTTCGGGTCTCCTCAGGCTTAAGTGTTCCCTTCGCCGCCAGCTACACCTACACCAACGCAGAGTTTCGTGAAGAGTTCCAGTCGTCCAACCCGCAGTTCGGCAGTGTGGAGCCGGGCTTCAACTTGCCCTACGTACCGCCGCACCGTGCCAACGTCAACGCTGGAGTGGAAGGTGCGAACTGGGGGTTGCAGCTCTCGTTCGCCTACATCTCGCGGATGCGAGACCAGGCGGGCATGGGGCCGATCCCACCGGATGAAGGGTCTGATGAGACGACCTACGTGGATCTCGCGGCCTACTACGAAGTGAGTAAGCGCTTCAGGCTGGCGGGACGTGTCGACAACGTGACGGACGAGGTGTACGTAGTGTCGCGTCGACCGTTCGGTGCGCGCCCGGGCCGACCTCGCATGTTCCAACTCAGTGCAACCTATCGCTATTGA
- a CDS encoding HTTM domain-containing protein — protein MSIVASGSAHTVLADSLSDRLLRELAAPRDIAALAVFRILIGGLMCAGALRFVRNGWIERLYVEPEFHFKYWGFSWVQVPSEFGLYLLYCGIALAAICVAIGLFYRVAIITFWCLFTYAELMDVTTYLNHYYFISVLTLIMCFLSPHRAWSVDAWRRPALRSQTLPAWQTHWVRFQVGLLYFYAGWAKFEIDWLLHAQPLNIWLPPHSGLPLLGPLLEQTWVHFAFSWFAFLFDTLIIGFMLWRPARPYAFLVILVFHYFTHVFFNIGLFPFIMVFSVLIFFEADWPRKLARLLRVPLAARAAVTPANAPRRWSLGRALATLAVVLFCALQFLMPLRHWYYPGTVLWHEQGMRFSWRVMLREKSGSLEYRVALTRHDGTRRTVIVSPHRYLTEEQYREMAGQPDLILQLAHHIRDDYLAEGFATVEVYAQSFVSLNGRLAHRMIDPAVDLASTEFGLARAGWITSAPPEPPPLQRPLRLDRK, from the coding sequence GTGAGTATCGTCGCATCCGGCAGTGCGCACACCGTGTTAGCGGACTCGCTGTCCGATCGATTGCTGCGTGAATTGGCGGCGCCGCGAGATATCGCAGCCCTTGCCGTCTTTCGCATACTGATCGGTGGGCTGATGTGCGCCGGCGCTTTGCGCTTTGTGCGCAATGGATGGATCGAGCGCCTCTACGTCGAGCCTGAGTTTCACTTTAAGTATTGGGGATTTTCCTGGGTTCAGGTGCCCAGCGAGTTCGGACTTTACCTGCTCTACTGTGGAATCGCTCTGGCGGCGATCTGCGTCGCCATCGGGCTTTTCTATCGCGTGGCTATCATCACGTTTTGGTGCCTGTTCACTTACGCGGAGCTGATGGATGTTACCACCTATCTAAATCACTACTACTTTATCAGCGTGCTCACGCTGATTATGTGTTTTCTCTCGCCGCATCGGGCCTGGTCTGTGGACGCCTGGCGGCGCCCGGCGCTGCGCAGCCAAACGCTGCCTGCGTGGCAGACCCATTGGGTACGTTTCCAAGTAGGCTTGCTTTACTTCTACGCGGGATGGGCAAAGTTCGAGATCGATTGGTTGTTGCATGCGCAACCCTTGAACATCTGGTTGCCGCCGCACAGCGGGCTGCCCTTACTCGGTCCTCTCTTAGAGCAGACCTGGGTGCACTTTGCCTTCTCGTGGTTTGCGTTTCTGTTCGACACGCTGATCATCGGTTTCATGCTGTGGCGGCCGGCGAGGCCCTATGCGTTTTTGGTGATTCTCGTATTCCATTACTTCACGCACGTCTTCTTCAACATAGGTCTCTTTCCCTTCATCATGGTGTTTTCCGTGCTCATCTTCTTTGAGGCGGATTGGCCACGGAAGCTCGCCCGCTTGCTACGCGTACCGCTCGCGGCGCGTGCCGCGGTTACTCCCGCTAACGCCCCGCGCCGCTGGAGTCTCGGGCGCGCGTTGGCGACGCTCGCCGTGGTGTTGTTCTGCGCCCTTCAGTTCCTGATGCCGCTGCGCCATTGGTATTACCCCGGCACCGTGCTCTGGCACGAGCAGGGGATGCGCTTCTCATGGCGCGTGATGTTGCGGGAGAAGTCCGGCAGCCTGGAGTACCGCGTGGCGCTGACGCGCCACGATGGGACGCGCCGCACGGTCATCGTCTCTCCCCATCGCTACCTTACGGAGGAGCAGTACCGTGAGATGGCCGGGCAGCCCGACCTTATCTTGCAGCTGGCACACCACATACGTGACGACTACCTCGCCGAGGGCTTCGCCACCGTGGAGGTGTATGCGCAGTCCTTCGTCTCGTTGAACGGTCGGCTGGCGCATCGGATGATCGACCCCGCCGTCGACCTGGCCAGTACCGAGTTCGGTTTGGCGCGCGCCGGGTGGATCACCTCGGCGCCGCCGGAACCTCCGCCCCTGCAAAGACCTTTGCGACTGGACAGAAAATGA